In one window of Vanessa atalanta chromosome 10, ilVanAtal1.2, whole genome shotgun sequence DNA:
- the LOC125066940 gene encoding uncharacterized protein LOC125066940 → MLTSVFTLMLALTATQAIKVELSEEKTPYDYVKERLDAIGTDPKFGIPLSSSYEVEESEDYPEEIKGAASNVLNTVTGVGGIGLGQGLGFNGINGLGGIGIGQGLGTGLGIGLGGLGVGAGAGLGGIQGNVLGGIGAGGVGLGNGIGLINPGLGGIGVGGIGLGNGLLYHPLLGSQVGGGYVDKNAYDAAQKKGADENIEKIEKKAGEEAKHGQEGFQQAAAAAKAEKGESSFYKDEEAKKKAAGDEKFYQGGQKVDKQGANEEQLKKAKSHKKGHVNKGFKSSSSKNEEEKSESFYDEAHDESDHKVSGHNAGSFGENSQQGFKGAHEEKVLDANSQGKEGHHVSEQKVDDAKANKGEFLQKGFKEGTESLEKFNNLGAQAVHGHQEASGGYQQNKGILPIH, encoded by the exons ATGTTGACATCAGTTTTCACTCTCATGCTTGCGCTAACAGCAACGCAAGCGATCAAAGTCGAATTATCTGAAGAAAAAACTCCGTACGATTATGTGAAAGAACGTTTGGATGCTATAGGAACTGATCCAAAATTTGGTATACCATTATCGAGCTCATACGAAGTAGAAGAAAGTGAAGATTATCCTGAAGAAATTAAAGGAGCAGCTTCGAATGTTTTAAATACAGTAACTGGAGTTGGTGGTATAGGATTAGGCCAAGGATTAGGTTTTAATGGAATAAACGGGCTTGGTGGAATCGGAATTGGTCAAGGCTTAGGTACCGGCTTAGGTATTGGACTTGGTGGCTTAGGCGTGGGTGCAGGTGCCGGCTTAGGTGGAATCCAAGGAAATGTACTTGGAGGGATTGGTGCTGGTGGAGTTGGACTAGGTAACGGTATAGGACTTATCAACCCAGGCTTGGGTGGCATTGGAGTCGGTGGAATTGGTCTAGGAAACGGACTTCTATATCATCCTTTATTAGGAAGCCAAGTTGGAGGTGGATATGTTGATAAAAATGCGTATGATGCTGCTCAAAAAAAAGGAGCTGATGAAAATATtgagaaaattgaaaaaaaagctGGAGAAGAAGCTAAGCATGGTCAAGAAGGATTCCAACAAGCTGCTGCTGCCGCTAAAGCTGAAAAGGGGGAGTCAAGTTTTTATAAAGATGAGGAGGCGAAAAAGAAGGCAGCTGGAGATGAGAAATTTTACCAAGGTGGCCAAAAGGTTGATAAGCAGG GTGCTAATGAAGAGCAATTGAAAAAAGCAAAAAGTCACAAAAAAGGTCACGTAAACAAAGGATTTAAGTCATCAAGCAGCAAAAACGAAGAAGAGAAATCTGAAAGTTTCTATGACGAAGCCCATGACGAGTCCGATCATAAGGTGTCTGGACACAACGCTGGATCATTTGGGGAGAATTCGCAGCAAGGATTCAAAGGAGCGCACGAGGAAAAGGTTTTGGATGCAAACTCACAAGGAAAAGAGGGACATCACGTGTCTGAACAAAAGGTTGACGACGCCAAAGCAAATAAG ggTGAATTTTTGCAAAAGGGCTTCAAAGAGGGCACGGAGTCGTTGGAAAAATTCAACAATCTGGGCGCTCAAGCCGTTCACGGACACCAAGAAGCTAGCGGGGGTTACCAACAGAATAAAGGAATTCTACCGATCCATTAA